From Cannabis sativa cultivar Pink pepper isolate KNU-18-1 chromosome 8, ASM2916894v1, whole genome shotgun sequence, a single genomic window includes:
- the LOC133030670 gene encoding putative disease resistance protein At3g14460 yields the protein MAENLVQRSEKSRKMEEVGCEYFDDLVSMSFFVKTKTWSGASFVMHDLIVDLARTISGKYSCCLLEQNGDIDKLEKKTRHLGCVKELYTDNKISSYDFEATRLRTFLTLGSRFFEVNISKEVVENLLPMLKCLRVLSLCGLHITELSDLIGELKHLRYLDLSGTKIVMLPESVSVLYNLQTLKLENCHRLKTWPKDMHRLINLRHLTVSVSRLVEMPSQITKLRNLQMLTTFVVGTNSGATIEELAVFQCLRGELSIKKLENVVNITKVSNQVNFLDKNQLKKLNLAWSVNNVVVDPKHEESVLEMLAPNTKLKQLKILNYPGTKFPNWVGNDSFSNIYEVRLDGCRHCSSLPPFGQLPFVKDLYISKFSSVVTAGSEFYVNSSARKPFSSLETLSFSNMSSWEQWHSMQTEEATTYGKLKTLTINHCPKLIRDLPRFLPSLAYIRIVGHEEHSLLSLPRIPCVTKIRIHHLENSDILYKAINPTNPSSSSTGCFPSTLQELRLLSCGSSFGSLNVDLFPNLKTLEIAFSHHIEVVSMSDGKSLEELTSFTIRSCNNFVSFLDGGLIAPKLSEFIIRDCSKLKWLPKKMTSLLSLESLAIVDCPLMETFPKGEGVLPVSLSTLEISCDVFLRMKWNCQTLPHLTKLSIGGNSSEDIESFPGKGYYLPLLPLLKYGDFHNLEV from the coding sequence ATGGCTGAAAATCTTGTGCAACGTTCTGAAAAGAGTAGAAAAATGGAAGAAGTTGGCTGTGAGTATTTTGATGATTTAGTATCTATGTCATTTTTTGTAAAGACAAAGACCTGGAGTGGTGCATCTTTTGTCATGCATGATCTTATTGTTGATTTGGCTAGAACTATATCTGGAAAATACAGTTGTTGTTTGTTAGAGCAAAATGGTGACATTGATAAGCTTGAGAAAAAGACACGTCACCTTGGATGTGTCAAGGAACTTTATACTGATAACAAGATATCTAGCTATGATTTTGAAGCTACTCGTTTACGAACCTTTTTAACATTAGGTTCAAGATTTTTTGAAGTCAATATTTCTAAGGAAGTAGTGGAGAATTTGCTACCGATGTTGAAATGTTTGAGAGTTCTATCTTTATGTGGTCTTCATATAACTGAGTTATCTGATTTAATTGGTGAACTAAAACATCTTCGCTATTTAGATCTTTCTGGCACGAAGATTGTGATGTTGCCCGAATCTGTAAGTGTATTATACAATTTACAGACATTGAAGTTAGAAAATTGTCATCGACTTAAAACTTGGCCTAAAGATATGCATCGTCTCATTAATTTGAGGCATCTTACTGTAAGTGTAAGTAGACTAGTTGAGATGCCAAGTCAAATAACTAAATTGAGGAATCTCCAAATGTTGACAACTTTTGTTGTGGGAACGAATAGTGGCGCAACAATAGAAGAGTTGGCAGTTTTTCAATGTCTACGTGGAGAACTTTCCATTAAGAAGTTAGAAAATGTGGTCAATATTACAAAAGTATCCAATCAAGTCAATTTTCTggataagaatcaacttaagaaattgaatttgGCATGGAGTGTTaataatgttgttgttgatccAAAACATGAAGAGAGTGTGTTAGAAATGCTTGCACCTAACACAAAGTTAAAGCAGCTCAAAATTCTTAATTACCCGGGCACAAAATTTCCAAACTGGGTTGGGAATGATTCATTTAGCAACATTTATGAAGTAAGGCTTGATGGTTGTAGGCATTGCTCTAGCTTACCACCCTTTGGGCAACTTCCTTTCGTAAAAGatctttacatttcaaaattcaGTTCGGTAGTGACAGCGGGATCTGAGTTTTACGTGAATAGTTCTGCGAGAAAGCCATTTTCATCATTGGAAACATTAAGCTTCAGCAACATGTCATCATGGGAGCAATGGCATTCAATGCAAACTGAAGAAGCAACAACATATGGGAAGCTCAAAACACTTACGATCAATCATTGTCCTAAGCTCATCAGAGATTTGCCTCGCTTCCTTCCTTCATTAGCATATATTAGAATTGTAGGACATGAGGAACATTCATTATTAAGTCTCCCAAGAATACCATGTGTCACAAAAATAAGAATTCATCACTTGGAGAATTCAGATATATTGTACAAGGCAATAAATCCAACAAATCCTTCTTCCAGTTCTACAGGATGTTTCCCTTCCACTCTTCAAGAGCTTCGTTTGTTGTCTTGCGGGTCATCGTTTGGATCTCTCAATGTGGATTTGTTTCCCAATCTCAAAACTCTTGAAATTGCTTTCAGCCACCATATTGAAGTTGTCTCAATGTCCGATGGGAAATCTCTAGAGGAACTAACATCTTTCACTATCCGAAGTTGTAACAATTTTGTATCTTTCCTAGATGGTGGACTTATTGCTCCCAAGCTGAGTGAGTTTATCATTCGTGATTGCTCTAAATTGAAGTGGTTGCCAAAGAAGATGACTTCCCTCCTATCATTAGAGTCATTGGCAATCGTAGATTGTCCTTTGATGGAGACCTTCCCTAAAGGTGAAGGTGTTCTGCCTGTTAGTTTGTCTACGCTTGAGATATCATGTGATGTATTTCTGAGGATGAAATGGAATTGCCAAACATTACCCCATCTTACCAAACTTTCTATTGGTGGAAATTCCAGTGAAGATATAGAATCATTCCCGGGAAAGGGCTACTACCTACCACTATTACCTCTCTTGAAATATGGGGATTTTCATAACTTAGAGGTTTAG
- the LOC115722669 gene encoding putative disease resistance RPP13-like protein 1 codes for MAELVIGAFLSASFDLLLQKIASPYVEKLLFNGENESSVKERLFKLQSTFNTLAAVRFEVENKRIKNPAVEKWLDDLLDAVDDAEDFFGDIDYDAMKPNKVDESKKEKRKAISKLLSYFSKPSTSTERVRNANMEEILKRFEYLANQIGNLNLGKNVVEVQPSGSSRVKTSLPDEPELYGRKTDEDALMKLLMSDEDSSDEKICVIPIVGMGGIGKTTLTQNLFNDERVKKKFESRAWVYVSDKFDSTAVTKNLLQELAPSDVDNDMTLNLLQVNLSNKLMGKKFLIVLDDVWEDDYAQWTEVMKPFKGGAKGSKIIVTTRNGKVANIIRTVDTHQLRELSEDECWALFVKHASSENFRKFTKNPNLERIGREISKKCNGLPLAAKVMGGILRSTLDVWRCEQIARNNIWELTHERSQGLPAALEVSYYYLPLHLKGCFAFCSIFPKGYQFQRQELVLLWMAENFVMRSKWNRKMEEVAGEYFDDLVSMSFFLKSKDRSGRSIFLMHDLLVDLAKIVYGKDSSLLEHNEDIVKFEKKTRHLGCVMEHSTDHKVSSYDFEGTHLQTFLTLSSRYSEISFFKEVVQNLLSMLKRLRVLSFRGLRMAEFSDSIGELKHLRYLDLSKTQIVMLPEFVTKLYNLQTLKLEDCDHLQILPKDMHHLIISGDSLVEMPSQISKLTNFQILTTFVVGMDSGAKIEELAELHSLHGELSIKKLENVTNITKAPNQIVLERKQLEKL; via the coding sequence ATGGCTGAACTTGTGATTGGTGCTTTTCTCTCTGCTTCCTTTGATCTTTTGCTGCAAAAGATTGCTTCTCCTTATGTTGAGAAGCTCCTCTTCAATGGAGAAAATGAAAGTTCTGTTAAAGAGAGGCTTTTCAAGCTGCAGTCAACCTTCAACACTCTTGCTGCAGTTCGCTTTGAGGTGGAGAACAAGAGAATCAAAAACCCTGCTGTGGAGAAGTGGTTGGACGATCTTCTGGATGCTGTTGATGATGCTGAGGACTTCTTTGGTGATATTGACTACGATGCTATGAAACCCAACAAAGTTGATGagtcaaagaaagaaaaacgaAAGGCAATAAGTAAGTTACTCTCTTATTTCTCTAAACCTTCTACTTCAACTGAGCGCGTAAGGAATGCAAATATGGAGGAGATTCTCAAGAGGTTCGAGTACTTAGCCAATCAGATTGGAAACTTAAATCTTGGAAAGAATGTTGTCGAGGTGCAACCATCAGGAAGTTCACGTGTGAAGACTTCTCTACCAGATGAACCTGAACTTTATGGTAGAAAGACTGATGAAGATGCTTTAATGAAGTTGTTGATGTCGGATGAAGATAGTAGTGATGAGAAGATATGTGTCATTCCCATAGTGGGGATGGGTGGGATAGGGAAAACTACCCTCACTCAAAATCTTTTCAATGATGAACGAGTGAAGAAGAAGTTTGAATCTAGAGCCTGGGTGTATGTTTCAGATAAATTTGATTCCACGGCTGTGACAAAAAATCTCCTTCAAGAATTAGCACCGAGTGATGTTGATAATGACATGACTTTGAATTTACTTCAAGTTAATTTGTCAAATAAGTTAATGGGAAAGAAGTTTTTGATTGTCTTAGACGATGTTTGGGAAGATGATTATGCGCAGTGGACAGAAGTGATGAAGCCTTTTAAAGGTGGAGCAAAAGGCAGCAAAATAATAGTAACAACAAGAAATGGAAAAGTTGCAAATATCATTCGAACTGTTGATACACACCAACTTAGAGAATTATCAGAAGACGAGTGTTGGGCACTATTTGTGAAACACGCTTCTAGTGAAAACTTTAGAAAGTTTACTAAGAACCCAAATTTAGAAAGGATCGGTAGAGAAATTTCCAAGAAATGTAATGGTTTACCTTTAGCTGCTAAAGTTATGGGAGGCATCTTGAGATCAACGTTAGATGTATGGAGATGTGAACAAATAGCAAGGAATAATATTTGGGAGTTGACACATGAAAGGAGTCAAGGCCTTCCTGCTGCCTTAGAAGTGAGCTACTACTATCTCCCTCTACACTTGAAAGGGTGTTTTGCTTTTTGTTCAATATTCCCAAAAGGCTATCAATTTCAAAGACAAGAGTTGGTCTTATTATGGATGGCTGAAAATTTTGTCATGCGCTCCAAGTGGAATAGAAAAATGGAAGAAGTTGCCGGTGAGTACTTTGATGATTTAGTATCTATGTCATTTTTTCTAAAATCCAAGGACAGGAGCGGTAGATCTATTTTTCTGATGCATGATCTACTTGTTGATTTGGCTAAAATTGTTTATGGAAAGGATAGTTCTTTATTAGAGCACAATGAAGACATTGTTAAGTTCGAGAAGAAGACACGTCACCTCGGATGTGTAATGGAACATTCTACTGATCACAAGGTATCTAGCTATGATTTTGAAGGTACCCATTTGCAAACCTTTTTAACATTAAGTTCAAGATATTCTGAAATCAGTTTTTTTAAGGAAGTAGTGCAGAATTTGTTATCAATGTTGAAACGTTTGAGAGTTCTATCTTTTCGTGGTCTTCGTATGGCTGAGTTCTCTGACTCAATTGGTGAACTTAAACATCTTCGCTATTTAGATCTTTCCAAGACTCAAATTGTGATGCTGCCCGAATTCGTAACTAAATTGTACAATTTGCAGACATTGAAGTTAGAGGATTGTGATCATCTTCAAATTCTACCCAAAGATATGCATCATCTTATTATCAGTGGAGATAGTCTAGTCGAGATGCCAAGTCAAATAAGTAAATTGACAAATTTCCAAATTTTGACTACTTTTGTGGTGGGGATGGATAGTGGTGCTAAAATAGAAGAATTGGCAGAACTTCATAGTCTACATGGAGAGCTTTCCATTAAGAAGTTAGAAAATGTGACCAATATTACAAAAGCACCGAATCAAATTGTACTGGAGAGGAAGCAACTTGAGAAATTGTAG